In Gracilinanus agilis isolate LMUSP501 chromosome 1, AgileGrace, whole genome shotgun sequence, the sequence ttgagaaagcaagaaaaacagcACACACACACCACTCCCCACCATGCCCACTTGTATCTGACTTGCCcaacaaaatttcttttttaaacatgtatagtcaaacaaaacaaattgccACATTGGGGGTCATGTCCAACCCCGCCTTCCGAAATCCATTAGCTTTTTATCAGGAGGTAGGTAGTTTATTTTATCATGACAAAGAGCttatactcttaaaaaattaggcaaacaagggtttagtgacttgtccagggtcacacagctagaaagtatctcagccagatttgaactcagaacctccctctctaggcctggttctccatatactgtgccacccagctcccccctaaaagcttatattctaatggaattCCACAGAAGATACATTTACTTGCTTTTTGCTTCTTCATTATGTGGAGTCTTTTTATGAGGTAGACCCTGGTAGGATCTCTGAAACTCCCTGATGGAGAGTCCCAGACTGGACTCTGACCAAAGGGTGGAGGGACTAAAGCACACCTCCTCCGGGGATCCCCTCTCTTACTGCTGGTGGACACATGAATCTCTATGTGCATTTGTGCATGCGTGAATATTTCTATAGaagggtttgtcatttccttctccagctcattttacagatgaagaaactgaggcaaacaaggttaagtgacttgtccagggtcacacagcttaagaagtggctgaggccaaatttgaattcaggaggaagagtcttcctgacttcaggtctgacactcttatctactgtgttaTTTAGCTTTCCATATATTTGTGGTATGTTTTTGAAgtatattatacacatacacacacagataaatGTATCCCTTCAACattgcaactttccccatcatggcTTCAATGTATTGTGggtggcataagaaattaagtgggaattttgggggaattTTGCAGAAGCTACCAATAACACAAGAAAAccaacagatgacacagaaaaagttaagaaactaaAAAATGCATACAATTTTTGGATAGTATTGTATATCAACATATCTTACTTTTTAATATCTTATATAcacaaatttttttaaccttctaggccttggaataaatactattAGTACCGATACTaagatcaatactaagtattgatatttaatcaatacttaatattgattccaaggcagaagaatggtaagggctagcatttggggttaattgacttgcccagggtaacagctagaatgtatctgaggccagattggagcctaggacttcctgcctctagacctggctctctaatcagtgagcaacctagctgccccacaattttctctctctctcttccttccttccttccttccttccttccttccttccttccttccttccttccttccttccttccttccttccttccttccttccttccttccttccttNNNNNNNNNNNNNNNNNNNNNNNNNNNNNNNNNNNNNNNNNNNNNNNNNNNNNNNNNNNNNNNNNNNNNNNNNNNNNNNNNNNNNNNNNNNNNNNNNNNNNNNNNNNNNNNNNNNNNNNNNNNNNNNNNNNNNNNNNNNNNNNNNNNNNNNNNNNNNNNNNNNNNNNNNNNNNNNNNNNNNNNNNNNNNNNNNNNNNNNNNNNNNNNNNNNNNNNNNNNNNNNNNNNNNNNNNNNNNNNNNNNNNNNNNNNNNNNNNNNNNNNNNNNNNNNNNNNNNNNNNNNNNNNNNNNNNNNNNNNNNNNNNNNNNNNNNNNNNNNNNNNNNNNNNNNNNNNNNNNNNNNNNNNNNNNNNNNNNNNNNNNNNNNNNNNNNNNNNNNNNNNNNNNNNNNNNNNNNNNNNNNNNNNNNNNNNNNNNNNNNNNNNNNNNNNNNNNNNNNNNNNNNNNNNNNNNNNNNNNNNNNNNNNNNNNNNNNNNNNNNNNNNNNNNNNNNNNNNNNNNNNNNNNNNNNNNNNNNNNNNNNNNNNNNNNNNNNNNNNNNNNNNNNNNNNNNNNNNNNNNNNNNNNNNNNNNNNNNNNNNNNNNNNNNNNNNNNNNNNNNNNNNNNNNNNNNNNNNNNNNNNNNNNNNNNNNNNNNNNNNNNNNNNNNNNNNNNNNNNNNNNNNNNNNNNNNNNNNNNNNNNNNNNNNNNNNNNNNNNNNNNNNNNNNNNNNNNNNNNNNNNNNNNNNNNNNNNNNNNNNNNNNNNNNNNNNNNNNNNNNNNNNNNNNNNNNNNNNNNNNNNNNNNNNNNNNNNNNNNNNNNNNNNNNNNNNNNNNNNNNNNNNNNNNNNNNNNNNNNNNNNNNNNNNNNNNNNNNNNNNNNNNNNNNNNNNNNNNNNNNNNNNNNNNNNNNNNNNNNNNNNNNNNNNNNNNNNNNNNNNNNNNNNNNNNNNNNNNNNNNNNNNNNNNNNNNNNNNNNNNNNNNNNNNNNNNNNNNNNNNNNNNNNNNNNNNNNNNNNNNNNNNNNNNNNNNNNNNNNNNNNNNNNNNNNNNNNNNNNNNNNNNNNNNNNNNNNNNNNNNNNNNNNNNNNNNNNNNNNNNNNNNNNNNNNNNNNNNNNNNNNNNNNNNNNNNNNNNNNNNNNNNNNNNNNNNNNNNNNNNNNNNNNNNNNNNNNNNNNNNNNNNNNNNNNNNNNNNNNNNNNNNNNNNNNNNNNNNNNNNNNNNNNNNNNNNNNNNNNNNNNNNNNNNNNNNNNNNNNNNNNNNNNNNNNNNNNNNNNNNNNNNNNNNNNNNNNNNNNNNNNNNNNNNNNNNNNNNNNNNNNNNNNNNNNNNNNNNNNNNNNNNNNNNNNNNNNNNNNNNNNNNNNNNNNNNNNNNNNNNNNNNNNNNNNNNNNNNNNNNNNNNNNNNNNNNNNNNNNNNNNNNNNNNNNNNNNNNNNNNNNNNNNNNNNNNNNNNNNNNNNNNNNNNNNNNNNNNNNNNNNNNNNNNNNNNNNNNNNNNNNNNNNNNNNNNNNNNNNNNNNNNNNNNNNNNNNNNNNNNNNNNNNNNNNNNNNNNNNNNNNNNNNNNNNNNNNNNNNNNNNNNNNNNNNNNNNNNNNNNNNNNNNNNNNNNNNNNNNNNNNNNNNNNNNNNNNNNNNNNNNNNNNNNNNNNNNNNNNNNNNNNNNNNNNNNNNNNNNNNNNNNNNNNNNNNNNNNNNNNNNNNNNNNNNNNNNNNNNNNNNNNNNNNNNNNNNNNNNNNNNNNNNNNNNNNNNNNNNNNNNNNNNNNNNNNNNNNNNNNNNNNNNNNNNNNNNNNNNNNNNNNNNNNNNNNNNNNNNNNNNNNNNNNNNNNNNNNNNNNNNNNNNNNNNNNNNNNNNNNNNNNNNNNNNNNNNNNNNNNNNNNNNNNNNNNNNNNNNNNNNNNNNNNNNNNNNNNNNNNNNNNNNNNNNNNNNNNNNNNNNNNNNNNNNNNNNNNNNNNNNNNNNNNNNNNNNNNNNNNNNNNNNNNNNNNNNNNNNNNNNNNNNNNNNNNNNNNNNNNNNNNNNNNNNNNNNNNNNNNNNNNNNNNNNNNNNNNNNNNNNNNNNNNNNNNNNNNNNNNNNNNNNNNNNNNNNNNNNNNNNNNNNNNNNNNNNNNNNNNNNNNNNNNNNNNNNNNNNNNNNNNNNNNNNNNNNNNNNNNNNNNNNNNNNNNNNNNNNNNNNNNNNNNNNNNNNNNNNNNNNNNNNNNNNNNNNNNNNNNNNNNNNNNNNNNNNNNNNNNNNNNNNNNNNNNNNNNNNNNNNNNNNNNNNNNNNNNNNNNNNNNNNNNNNNNNNNNNNNNNNNNNNNNNNNNNNNNNNNNNNNNNNNNNNNNNNNNNNNNNNNNNNNNNNNNNNNNNNNNNNNNNNNNNNNNNNNNNNNNNNNNNNNNNNNNNNNNNNNNNNNNNNNNNNNNNNNNNNNNNNNNNNNNNNNNNNNNNNNNNNNNNNNNNNNNNNNNNNNNNNNNNNNNNNNNNNNNNNNNNNNNNNNNNNNNNNNNNNNNNNNNNNNNNNNNNNNNNNNNNNNNNNNNNNNNNNNNNNNNNNNNNNNNNNNNNNNNNNNNNNNNNNNNNNNNNNNNNNNNNNNNNNNNNNNNNNNNNNNNNNNNNNNNNNNNNNNNNNNNNNNNNNNNNNNNNNNNNNNNNNNNNNNNNNNNNNNNNNNNNNNNNNNNNNNNNNNNNNNNNNNNNNNNNNNNNNNNNNNNNNNNNNNNNNNNNNNNNNNNNNNNNNNNNNNNNNNNNNNNNNNNNNNNNNNNNNNNNNNNNNNNNNNNNNNNNNNNNNNNNNNNNNNNNNNNNNNNNNNNNNNNNNNNNNNNNNNNNNNNNNNNNNNNNNNNNNNNNNNNNNNNNNNNNNNNNNNNNNNNNNNNNNNNNNNNNNNNNNNNNNNNNNNNNNNNNNNNNNNNNNNNNNNNNNNNNNNNNNNNNNNNNNNNNNNNNNNNNNNNNNNNNNNNNNNNtctctttctctctctgccccccCCATTAGTTTCTTTAGTCCTCTTTCTTTAGTTTCATTGGGAATGAGAAGAGAATGGATTGGTCATCTAGTTTAATTACATTAACATATATTTCTGGAATGATTTCAAAAaggtttttcctttttacaaCCCTGAGAACCAAATGGTATGGTTATTATAATCTCTGctttgtcatttttgttgttcaattgtgtcttgattcttcatcaccccatttgggattttcttgacaaagatcctaaaatggttggccatttccttccccagctcattttacagatgaggaaactgaggcaaacagggttaagtgacttgaccagagtcacgaAGTGAGGAAGTGGGTTCAGTCATTTGTTAATCATGTCCAGATctccatgattccatttggggttttcttggcaaatggttggccatttccttctccagcacattttacatgGTCAGTTGGCACCATGAACACTTCACACATTGAGGCAGTGATGGCAGAATGGCTGGGATGGTGCAGCTAGGACATGAGGGAACCTTTGAGAGAGGCAAGTGAAGTTTAGGATGCACATAAATAAGCATGCTTTCTCCATCTCAaccattatttattaattaactatTAAAAGTTATTCATTAGAAGCTCCTACTTTATGCAGAACACATATTTTTAGGcatggagagagatagaaagtTTAGAAAAGACATGTTATCCTTATGGAGTTTGCCATTGAGTAAGAGTGAACAAGACACATATAAAGATAACTAATACATGATAATTTGTGGTCAGGACATTAGAGTTTTGAAAAATACTATGGAAGGTCAAGGGTGAAAGATTATGTTTATCTAGGAAGTCTTCATGGAGAAGGTAATATTGAGTTGGATTCCAAAAAGATGGATTGTATTTATCAGACCAAGAGGGGAGAGAAGATCTGCCTccgacatttcctagctgtatgacccagggcaagtcacttaactcccattgccttaaaaaaaaaaaagatggaggggcagctgggtagctcagtggactgagagccaggcctagagacgggaggtcctaggttcaaatccggcctcagacacttcccagctgtgtgactctgggcaagtcacttgacccccattgcctacccttaccacgcttccacctataagtcaatacacagaagttaagggtttaaaattaaaaaaaaaaaaaaaaaagatggagggggcagctgggtagctcagtggattgagagccaggcctggagatgggaggtcctgggttcaaatgtggcttcagacacttcctagctgtgtgaccctgggcaagtcacttgacccccattgccaacccttaccactcttctgccttggagccaatacacagtattgactccaagatggaaggtaagggtttaaaaaaaaaaaaaaaagaagaggggagagaaggctATTATTCTAGGCACAAGACAAATATAAGCAAAGGCAGGGATGGAGATAGCGCAAAATCGGGGAACAGAGAGGAACCAAGTTGGGCTAGAGAATTCAGTTCAGAGAGAAATGAGATGAATCTGGAAAAAAGCAGGGTAGCAACAGATTATAGAAGGCCTTGAATACTAGAGGAAGGAATTTGAATCTGACTGagtgatagggagccacagaaGATTCTTGAATAAAGGAATAATGCATCACCTTGGTTGCTGGGGGCATGGGAGTGGGGGTGAGAAAAAGATGTGCCTTACCTAGGGGCCTCCTCATATATCTTATATCTTTTAAAGATGGTCTCCTCATAGAGGTTCCATTTTTTTCAGGGATGTTTCCGGGTTTGGTATTGATCatcctaatttttatttattttattttattttttttaacatttaataatatttattttttagaaaagttaacatgattacatgattcatgctcttactttccccttcaccccctgacctccctgTCCctcatagccaatgcgcatttccactggttttaacatgtgtcattgatcaagacctatttccagattgttgatagttgcattgctgtggtagtttcgagtctacatccccaatcatgtcctcctcaacccaagtgttcaagcggttgcttttcttctgtgtttcctctcctgctgttcttcttctgcatcctcatttttaaatgcTGATCTCTAGCTGGTATTGCACTAAACAAGTCAGGTGCCACAGCTACCGCGGGCCCAGCAAACCCAGCACGGCGAGTAGTGGCCCCTAGTAGCAGTCGTGGACCCCTTGTTGATGGATGGGCTGGGAATCGACGCTCTAAGACAGGAGCTTACGAGCTTGGGTTCTTGGGGGGATGATTTTCCCTAACGATCTCTCTTCCACCCCCAGATGCAAGCAGTGTTCCAGCACACTCCACTCAGGTGCCTACAAGTCCACAGGGGAGCCTGGTATCTTCGTCTGCATGAACCACCACACCAAAGCTTCCATCCCACACTCCAAGTCTCCTAGTACAGATCGGAAGCAGCCAGCAGCCGGCTATGCAAGTCGGACCATCTCTGTTCCCATGGACACCACATCCCCTGGGGTATCCCGGAGGGCCCAGGAGCCAGACAAACTAAGAGAAGTTGGGCAGAAAACCAACCAGCCTGGCAGAGAGCCTGTTAGTAATTCCACTGCCAAGGGCTTTGTCCATTCGTCTGGATGGAACTCCTCCTCTGTGGGCAGTAGTGCCATGAACTCCCTCAGTCCCATCAACCCAGCCCTCCAGAAGTCCCCCTCCAGTACAAGTGCTTCTCCAAACTCTTTCCTCAACCGGTTTACCCAGAATTCTTCTCCAGTGGGAGGCAAGCCCAGTGGTGTTACCAATAACTCCCCTGTGGGATGGTCGTCTGCTCAAAGAAAATCAGAGCCACTTAAGACCCCTGCCCCGAGCAGATTAGATTTGCACACGACTTCTCCTCAGGGTAAATTAAGCTTTAGTGCAACAACTCACAGTCCACTAAATACAGGCAAGTCTCCTTGGGGCAAATCAGACTCTCAAGCCAAAACTCCGagcatcacttcccagattaaaTCAGACTTTCGTGCTATTCCTCAGAGTCAATCAGACTCACATACAGCTACTTCTGAGCACAGACtggacttaagttcaaattcaagCCCCAATAGCTGGACTTCATCTGCGTCTAAGACACAGCAAGCCCGGGAAAAGTTCCTCCAGTCTTCTTGGACCTCAGCGGACAAGCCTCCAGCTTCTAAGGAATATGGTCTGACCTTTACTTCCCCCCAGGCGGCTGGGAAAGGGTCCTCTGGGGTCACTACTGCTCCTGGTCAGTCTACCCAGGACAGGACAAAGGACAAAGCTCGCAATTTCCTTATCCAGAACCTTAAACCAGGTTTGGCCTCAAATGGTCAGGGGAGTGCTGCTGCTCAGGGACCGACCAGGTAGGAGACATTTCCTCACACATATTCCTGGTCATGGGTTCTTTAAGcacttgttaaacatttaatattttcttaattattccaatgtgatttttttttggtggcacacttgcatattttattttctgcatttaaaaatgcCATCCGGAGAAGGTCTAGAGATTTTATCTAactaccaaaggggtccatgaatGTAAAAAGGTTAAGGACCTTTTACAAAGAGAGAATACTTTGTGCTTATAAAGCCAGGAAGTGACAGCCTTTGACATGCATGATGGAGAGAGCATTCAAGATGGCTGCAAAGTGATTTTTAGAGTGGAAGGGACTGAATTTGTTCCTGCACGGGAGACAAAAAAATCCAATATGCTCCGGTGTCTAGCTATCATGGTAGAATCCACGGAAGATAAGATCTGGGTCAATATCTCTGGGGTTGGAAAGGTCTACAGTTTGGAGTTTTAGTATTGCTAAGTTGGATCACCCTTTGGGACCAAAGGGTGGTTTTTACAAAAATTAAGtttgattttttctcaattaacaagcatttattttctttacatccTACCACCCTTCCCCATACTGAAAAAAGAgcaaaacctttgtaacaaatatgtgtaatgaagcaaaacaaaatctcactttggccacatccaaaaatgtatatctcattttCCATATTGAGTCCATCACGTCTTTGTCAGGAGgaagatggtatttttcattatCAGTCCTTTGGAGTCACGGTCAGTCATTGCATGGTCAGAGTTGTCAAGATTTTGACAGTCATTCATTTTgacaattttgttgttattgtagaaattgttctAGTTCTTCTTGCTGCCCTCAGTTCATGCAGGCGTTCGTTctcaaggtttctctgaaaccatctctttcatcattctttaggatacaatagcattccattccattcacgtACCATACTTGGTTCTTTTTCTGACTTAGGGGCactctttaatttcctcttctctcccacctcaAAATACTCTGCCTGACACTGTCACACCCAACTGAATGAACCAACTTTACCTCCAATATAATACCACCAAAAAAAGAGTTGCTGTAAATGCTTTTTGTACCTAGTGTAATGTTTCTACTCCATAATGGGCTAAATAAAGCCCTAATGCTCTTGTCCTTCAGAACAAGGAAAGATTTGGTGTTTTGAAAGAGGACAGAtaagagcaagtcatttaacccccattgcctagcccttgctgttcttctgtcttagaactgataggtagctcagtggatagagagccagctctggagatgggagttccaaTTTAGCCTCAttcccttcctagctgtgtgaccctgggcaagtcatttaaccccctatcgcctagcccttagtgttcctctgccttagaaccaatacttagtattaattctaagacagaagataaaggttattaaaaaataatgaaaaaaagaattaaaggttattaaaattaatcaataacAGAATTAAgattattaaaattaatcaataacAGAATTAAGGTtattaaaattaatcaataaaagaattaaaggttattaaaattaatcaataaaagaattaaagattattaaaattaatcaataaaagaattaaaggttattaaaattaatcaataaaagaatttatactaaaatagaaggtaaagttttaaaaaagaaagattacagATTAAGAAGGAATAGATTAATTCCCAGCCTGAGAAGTCTAAGATTTCTTTGGTTCCCATTTTATCCCTGTTCCCTAAGCTTGGACTGTTTAGGACTCCCAGGCATGTTTTCCCTAGGGTATCTCCAGTCTTACGTCTCACAGGCTTGGCTAGTCTTGTCAGgtggttctgtgtgtgtgtgtgtatgtggagtatttttttttattatttaagaaaTGCAATTTTTATTAAGTACAAATAGTAACTCAAACAAAGCTTTAAAagttcattcatccatccatgtGGACACTCAATAAACATACCCTCAGTTGCAGCGAGCTCTTGGCTATTTGCATGTGGATTAGCCATATGGGGATTATCTATCATGGTATATTTTTAACCCCTGCTTGGCTTTTCCTGCTTGCCACCCAGCCTGTTTCTGGGCCTCTGCCCGACACTATCAGACCCAACCGAATGAGCCAACTTTACCCCAAATATAATTGGCAAAGTAATTAGCTGAATCACTCCTCCCACATCAAAACTCCTCCTCATAACATGGGAGAGCCAACCCAAGGCTTTGGTTTGTCATTGCGCTGCTTCCCTCCGTGAGCGTGGAACCTTGAGAAAGGCTGGGAGGGAATGATGGCATCCTCTTCTTGGAAGAAGGCTCTGGCAGGGCCCCGGAGACCTTCCTTCTGATTCTCTCCATGTTTCATTTCCTCCGCCAGGTCTTCTCCTACCCCATCCCGCGCTGCGACGTCGGACTCTAAAGCTGAAGGGCTGAGAGGGCTTCCCAAGGCGAAGGTGGAGCCGGCATCTCCCTGGCCCGGCTCTGCGGCCGAGCTCTCGTCCAAGAGCAAGACTTCCGCCCCAGCGTCGCCCCAAAGAGCGAGGAAGAGCCCGACTTTCTCTCGGTCGGGCCAGGAGCTCCTGAACCCCAGGCAGAAGCCGGACACCTCCGTGGTAAATGGTGAGCCTCTCCCGcgtgccctctccctccctcttttattAGGCTGCTCCGAAGGATTTTTATTAAGCGCCTATTATGGGCTAGTTActagaaaacaaaaagataaaaatggtcTCTTCTCTCTAGGATCTACCGTGCCCTGAGGGGAGACAGCAGGTACATGTAGAGGCATGTATGGAACAGAGTCCgcgcaaaataaataaaaggtcatTAAGTACAAGGTAGTTAGGGACGTGAAAGGAAAAGACTGGGCAAAGTGCTCTCCGAGCAGACGGTTTGATTTGGTGGGCGAGGCAAACAAGCCTACGAGATTCCCCGGCTAAGTCTGACTCAAGTTACAAAATATACTCTTTGACAGGTTCACGTTTGTCTCCCAAACCCAGACAAGACTTTCTGAGGCCTTTGAAGACCTTTCTGGTCCTTGTAACCTCTTACATGAATCCATTTGatataaagtatattataaaatagATTCGCCCACTTAGGATTAATATTGTAACACATTTATGATTATTTTGATAATCCACACATTTAAGAATataggcagctgggtatctcagtggattgagagccaggcctggagacgggaggtcctaggttcaaatctgacctcagacacttcccagctgtgtgaccctgggcaagtcacttgacccccattgcctacccttaccactcttctgccttggaaccattacatagtgattctaaggtggaaggtaagggtttaaaaaaaaaaaaaagaatataactcAGGTGCTATCCTGggactatattcttttttttttttttaaaacccttaacttctgtgtattggctccaaggcagaagagtggtaagggtaggcaatgggggtccagtgacttgcccagggtcacacagctgggaagtatctgaggccagatttgaacccaggacctccagtctctaggtctggctctcaatccactgagctactcagctgcccctgggaCTATATTCTTAATCTGATAACATACATAGACACTGGCCTGGGACACTGGAGAGCATTTTTTGTCACAAgcccttcaggattgtcccattTGTTAAGATTGTAATTTGACCACACTCTAGGCATTGATGaagttattgattattgattttctTGTTACAGAAGGAGTTTACTAGCAGTGGGTGggtgagggaatcaggaaaggcttcatatgaAAGGTATATTTTAAGGACCCTTTGAGGGTAAAATACAGGCAGGAGGGGCTGGCcagggcaaaggcatggagaggaGAGATCCAACGCCATGTAAGAGGAACAGAAGGCTCAGAAGAGAGATTTTTTGCagaatggaaagagtactggacttggattcagggaatccaccccttttttttttaacccttactttccatcttggagtcaatactgtgtattggctccaaggcagaagagtggtaagggtaggcaatgggggtcaagtgacttgcccagggtcacacagctgggaagtgtctgaggccagatttgaacctaggacctcctgtctctaggcctggttctcaatacactgagccacccagctgcccccagggaatCCACTCTTCACTCCAGCACTAGATCTGTTAACCTGGTTAACAAGCCATTTTAAGCACCTCCGAGCCAAATCATGGATCAGTGAGAAACTGAATTTGACtgattttgctcatttatcaCCTGTGTAATTAACCTCTTTGGACTTTAGCTTCATCTTCCTGTAGATGAAAGAATTGGACtcattgacttaaaaaaacaaaacaaaaaacctcctaCCTTCTTTCTAAGAAacttcagttctaagacaaaagagcagaaagggccAGACAatgagggataagtgacttgcctgggctcACCCAGCTGGgtgtgtctgagggcagatttgaacccaggacctccccttgCCAGGCCACTCAACTGCTCCAACTCATTTGTTTCTAAGGCCCCATAAAGCTTTAAATCTATGTATCAATGACTTGTA encodes:
- the MICALL2 gene encoding MICAL-like protein 2, whose amino-acid sequence is MAILLHPPEKGRSRASATPAGESEEREHAGSLLLRDLKRNISKAQLIVRPAKPTFALHCSVCVEAPPSSFSAPFPTPWAKSFPDTKKAAVRERVGGDPRPGLTGPRSLLQLGYRCAPVLYGRLACSPAGRGRMAAIKALQQWCRQQCEGYPGVSIVNMTTSFRDGLAFCAILHRHRPDLICKQCSSTLHSGAYKSTGEPGIFVCMNHHTKASIPHSKSPSTDRKQPAAGYASRTISVPMDTTSPGVSRRAQEPDKLREVGQKTNQPGREPVSNSTAKGFVHSSGWNSSSVGSSAMNSLSPINPALQKSPSSTSASPNSFLNRFTQNSSPVGGKPSGVTNNSPVGWSSAQRKSEPLKTPAPSRLDLHTTSPQGKLSFSATTHSPLNTGKSPWGKSDSQAKTPSITSQIKSDFRAIPQSQSDSHTATSEHRLDLSSNSSPNSWTSSASKTQQAREKFLQSSWTSADKPPASKEYGLTFTSPQAAGKGSSGVTTAPGQSTQDRTKDKARNFLIQNLKPGLASNGQGSAAAQGPTRSSPTPSRAATSDSKAEGLRGLPKAKVEPASPWPGSAAELSSKSKTSAPASPQRARKSPTFSRSGQELLNPRQKPDTSVVNGQGPRSTENQIEDPAGWRSKLKPVEKISSVDKVPERKEKVTPAPAETKGSVLSKKPLENSSTSFQITLTSPLKDKTSTTALPSKSQGSVPAPQKALKTPREMKREQELLEQYVNTVNDRSDIVDCLDEDRLREQEEDQVIQDMIQKLDLQKEGAEKKKHKTGRLSKIWRPRSKSKTSE